caggaggacagtgaaattattctgactggtgttaacagtgtctgggagggtgagacagggtcaggaggacagtgaaattattctgacaggttttaacagtgtctgggagggtgagacagggtcaggaggacagtgaaattattctgacaggttttaacagtgtctgggagggtgagacagggtcaggaggacagtgTTAATGTCACAAATAGATTAATGGGTGGAAATTGAAATTTCACTTACTGAATCATGAAGGAGCTGGAACAGTGACATCAGAAGCTATGAAAAGAAAAACCGAATGTGAGAAACGTGGAATAAAATATAAAAATAGAGAGTGTGCGTTATCTACATCACTCACTGGGTCCAGGATTCAATCATCTCCCAGCATGAACTAAACAACCTCACACTTGATAAATGAGCATTGAATGGACGGACTGGAGGTTGAGACACTGGAGGCTGAGGGACTGGAGGTAGGCAGTGACCTCCCCTGTGAAATTTGAGTCGATGAGCCTTTTTTCTCCagtgtttataagaatgagagatgatctcattgaaagatataaAATTCTTTGAGGGTTTGACAGGGAAGATACTGAGAGACTGTTTCTCCTGACTggagagtctcgaaccaggggacacagtctcaggataaggggtcagtcatttcagactgagatgaggagaaatgtcttcactcagagggttgtgaataaagaacaaagaacaaagaacagtacatcacaggaacaggtcattcgaccctccaagcctgcgccgatcttaatgcctgcctaaactaaaaccttctgcacttccggggaccgtatccctctattcccatcgtattcatgtatttgtcaagatgcctgttaaacgtcactactgtacttgcttccaccacctcccccggaagcaacttccaggcactcaccaccctctgtgtaaagaacttgcctcgcacatcccttctaatctttggaattctctaccccagagagctttgGATACTCAGTCGATGAGGTTATTCaacactgagatcaatagattcttcAGCACGAAGGGAATCAAAGGATCTGGGAATAAAGTGGGAAAGTGGATTGGAATTGAGTTGAAGTTGAGTGTCTTGGAATCATAGAAAATTCcagcacaggaggagtccattcagcccatattcttgtgttggctctttgaaagggccatcaTGCTTGGTCCCATATCTCCACACAttgtctgtaaccctgtaagttccacATCCTGATGTGTCTGTCCAAATTTCTTTTCAAATTCTtcatggaatcagcttccatcacCTTTACAGGTCGAGCGTCCCAGATCCCAACTACTCAGAGTGAAAATTAAtttcttctcctctcctctctaaTTCATTTCCCAATGATTGTAAATCTCTAACCTCTCCTTATTCATCACTCaccagaggaaatcatttttcttgatctactctatcaaaacctttcatcatcTGGAAAACTCTATGAGATGACCTCTgacccttctctgttccaatggGAACAGTGCTACCTTTTCCAATCACTGCTCTTGCTGTAGAtgttcatccatgatcttattgaacagtggAACAGGCCTGAGGGACCCagattcctgttcctatttcttatgttcctctcCCCGAGTCAGTGACTGcaggagtggagggggagagactggAGATGTTCCCATTCTGATCCCTATTTCCTGAACTGTTCCCTTCTTCCTCATTCATGAAACAAACTCTCTGATGAACATTTCAATATTCTGCGTGGTTAATCTTCAGCTTCGATTGTAAAATAATTCACAAACATGTCAAAACCATGGCTCGGATTTTCCCTGTTGTAGATTTAGCAGAAGAACAAAGGGAAttctggaaaaacaacttcaaacTCTGATCCTCATCTTTCCCACTATTTGGCCATGGGATTGAGAATCCACTTCCGGAGAATTCTCAGGAGAATTTAATTCTCCAACTTTAAATCCCTTCGATTTCATTCCCAACAATCTGTCCCTCATTCACTTACTGTGAGCTGTTGTGTAGGTCACacttggtgaatctgtggaatcaaAATAAATGTCAGTTAGAATGGGGAATAACCCATTATCAGAGAGTGAGCAGACAACAAGTGTGAGGGAATAGAGATTGTGTAATAaatacacagtctgacactctcctcCATCCTTACACTTTATATTGATACTGTAGATCTCTCCCATTCCATCTATATTCAGTAGGTCAGGATGTGAGTGTGGGTGCTGGGTTTGATGTTCGACATTAGACCTGGTCTGGGCCAATCACACAAAGGAAGATCAAACAGCGAATAAGACGTCTTTATAcgagtgtatctgtgtgtgggaaTTAAATCAGTTCATTCAACACAGTGTCCTGTACTCCCACTACTGGagattccctcacactcactctgtcccctcagttctacattccctctccctcactcttccctctcagtgtcctgtactcccactactggagattccctcacactcactctgtcccctcagttctacattccctctccctcactctcccctctcagtgtcctgtactcccagtactggagattccctcacactcactctgtcccctcagttctacattcccctctctctcactctcccctctcagtgtcctgtactcccagtactggagattccctcacactcactctgtcccctcagttctacattccctctccctcactctcccctctcagtgtcctgtactcccagtactggagattcctcacactcactctgtcccctcagttctacattccctctccctcactctcccctctcagtgtcctgtactcccagtactggagattccctcacactcactctgtcccctcagttctacattccctctccctcactctcccctctcagtgtcctgtactcccagtactggagattcctcacactcactctgtcccctcagttctacattccctctccctcactctcccctctcagtgtcctgtactcccagtactggagattcctcacactcactctgtcccctcagttctacattccctctccctcactctcccctctgtgtcctgtactcccagtactgaagattccctcacactcactctgtcccctcagttCTACATTCCCTCGCCATCACTCTCCCCTCTCAgtgtcctgtactcccagtactggagatctggagattccctcacactcactctgtcccctcatTTCTACATTTCCTCACCATCACTCTCCCCTCTCAGTGTCCTGTACTCCCACTACTGAagattccctcacactcactctgtcccctcagttctacattccctctctctcactctcccctctcagggtcctgtactcccagtactggagattccctcacactcactctgtcccctcagttctacattccctctctctcactctcccctctcagtgtcctgtactcccagtactggagattctctcacactcactctgtcccctctgttctacattccctctccctcactcacccctctcagtgtcctgtactcccagtactggagattctctcacactcactctgtcccctcagttctacattccctctctctcactctcccctctgtgtcctgtactcccagtactggagattccctcacactcactctgtcccctcagttctccattcccctctctcagattCTTACCTCTCCGTTGCATTTTCCAGATGATTATTCCGATTATTCCCAATATAACAGCCAGTGCAGCGATCACTGATCCAGTTATAATTCCAAGGTATGAGTGTCCCCCATTGTTTTCTGGGATTTCTGAAACACAGTTGAATAATATCAAGATGGTTTCTCTGTTCCCAGATCCATTCCCAGTTCTGTATTGATTGGGGACAATTTTATCCAAACCCGCCTGTTGGGAATTGTTGGGATTGGTTGAAATGCTGGTTTTACACCTGCCTGATTTCACTCTGCAGTGAAGTCACTGAAGATTCACATTGATGGTGGTGTAAAAACTGTGTTGTCCCAATCCCGTGGGTTACCTTCCCGACCAGTTCAGTTATAATGATCCCTGATGTCTCTGTGTCCTGTCCTTGTTCAATCCCCAGGGTTACATTGTACGGCCCAGGAGGCAGTATCACTGATGCTTTTCACATCAAACTTCAAAGTGATGAGGAATAAACTGACCACAGTAAACTAGACTGAGCTGTTAATGAGTAAAACTACAGGTAAACTGTGCAGATGGTTCAAAAGAAGCACTTGGTACAATACAACACCAGGACTTCACCCTAAACTACTGCAGTTAACCCACCATGCTCAACACATGAAATAAGTGAGAGAATCCACTCAAAGAAAAGGCTTCCACAAATGACCAGAGACTGAGTTCCAGAGAACCTAGACAAGAATCAGCTGATcagagagtcagtatggatttgtgaagggtaggtcatgtctgtcTAATCTCATTGTATTTTATGGGGAGCTCACTGACATGGTGGATAACGTAATGtgtatggctagtatttaaagaattaatgcatggttttcaaaaaaaCATACACTCCTTCAGGCAAAGGAACCAAATAGGGAAAGCGAGTCAGCCGCAGCTAACGAAggaaattaaagatagtattaaatcaCAGGAggtggcttataaagttgccaaaaaagtcattcgccagaggattgggagaattttcgaatccagcaaagaaggaccaagtgGTTGATAAAGAAAGGCGGAATATAATTTGAatttaaactagcaagaaatataaatacggattgtaaaagcttctcgcAGTAGGTAAAAAGGAAAaagttagcaaagacaaatgtgggtccattacaagcagagtcaggagaatttataatggggaatagagaaatggtagagaagtcaaataattactttgtgtctgtctttttggaggaagatacaagaaatctccctgaaataattgagatccaagtGCCTTGTGAGAATGAGGAGCTGAAAGAAATCAGGATTAGCAAACAAgtcgtattggagaaattaatgggacttaaagctgACAAATCCTCGGGAACCCAGtgatcttcaccctagagtgttgaagaagatggctgcagagatagactggcaggtgtgactagtggggtaccccaaGGATCATTGCTTAAGCCCCAGCTGTTtgcaatctgtatcaatgatttggatgtggagaccaattgTAATACCTCCAAGTTTGTggaagacacaaaactaggtgggaatgtgagttgtgaggaagatgcaaagaggcttcaaggggatttggataggctGAATGAGTggggaagaacatggcagatgtaatatagtgtggataagtgtgagcttatccactttagtaggaggaatggagatgcagagtatttcttaaatggtgagagattggaaagtgttgatgtcgaaAGGGACCTAGGCGTCCTTGTTCATAACGAACAAGCATGaacatgcagcaagcaattaggaaagcctttatcgcaagaggatttgagtacaggagtaaagaagtcttcctTCAATTGTATAGATCATTGGTGAGGCCgctcctggaatattgtgtgcagttctggtccctttgcctgaggaaggataaacttgccatagagggagtacagattcctgggatggtgggattgtctgaagaggagagattgaggagactgggcctgtattctctggagtttagaagaaagagaggcgaTCTCAGGAACTTTGAAAATTTTTACGgggttagacagggtagatgtgtGGCCTAAATCCAggagacacaatctcagaataaaggacaAGCCAGTTAGGAAtgggatgaggaggaacttcttcactcagagggtggtgaatctttggaattctttgttCCAGTGAGTGGTGGAAGCTCAGTTACTGAgtttgttcaagacagagatcgatagatttttactTGCTAAAGACATCAAGGGATCTGAGGATCGTGCGGGAATAAAGGACTgaggtggacgatcagccatgatctagaatggcagagtaggctcaaaggctgaatggcctactcctgctcctattttcctatggtTCCAGATGGttaagctaagtgttttggggaggtggggggtagggcattgccagggatggacaacccgccccctccacatgatttgggggtaggggtgtggtctgccctggctatttaaatgacacacacacacatccactccAGTTCCTTACCCCACTGATAGAGCTTGGCCTCTGCCAGGCTGCTGTGATCAATCTGACAGGAGTATTGATCCTCttctccagcatttatttcaatcTCTTTCTGGATCTGATGAGTCCCATCGTGGTTCGGTCGCACCCCCGAGGATTGGCTCTCAGACATTACCTCTCCATTCCTTAGCCAGTTCACCTCAATGTCTACAGGATAAAATCGAGTAACCAGGCAGGAGAGAGTGAGCGGCTTGTACTGACTATTGGGGTCACTTCTGGAGATGAACACTTCAAGCTGAACTGTAATGGGAAAGGATAAAAACACAAACAATACACTGACACTGAATGGAACGAGATAATGGATTCATAGATCAGTGATGTTAGATCAGAACATGGGATAAAAACTGAAATAAATACCTTTCCTCTCAAAATACTCCTTTCCAGCTCGTAAATATTTCCTTAAATCCTGAACGAATCCTTGTTCCAGATGAGATTTCCAATACTGGTTCCAGGATTCATCAGAATTCCATTTCTCCTTAATCCTGACTGCATTATGATTGGTTGCAATCCATCTCATTCTGTCTGGCTCTAAACTAATATAGTCCTTTCCATCATATCCAACACGCATCGATCTCTTAATGGAGCCGTCGTCAGTGATCTCAACAATAGTCATCCATTGGAAAGTGTGAATTCCTGTCAGTGACCAAACAGGGATCAATAATTAATAATCAACTGCTAATGGAAAATCACAAACTGTCTGATCaatggggaaagggagggaaggtcagatcgaATGGTTGGGGGCAGGGGGTGCGCTGTGGGTAGATCTACAGTTGGTTCAGAAGGCAAATGGGCTCAGGCCAACATGTTAACGAGAAGGGGTTCATTCCTAGCACACAAACGACAAAAGTTAATGCCCAGCATGCTGATGACATGGGGTTAATTCCCAGCATGCTGATGACATGGGGTTAATTCCCAGCATGCTGATGACATGGGTCAATTCACAGCACGATACTGAAAGAGGTTAAGTCCCAGCAGGCTAATAAAAGGGATTAATTACAAATATGCTAATAAAAGGGGATAATTCCCAGCATGCTAATGAAATGGGTGAATTCCCAGCCCACTAATAAAAGGGTTTAATTCCCAGCATGCTAATAAAAGGGGTTAATTACCCATACGCTAATGAAATGGGTTAAATCCCAGCACACTAATAAAAGGAGTTAATTCCCAGCACACTAATAAAAGGTGTTAATTCCCAGCACGATAATAAAAGGAGTTAATTCCCAGCACGATAATAAAAGGGGTTAATTCCCAGCACACTAATAAAAGGAGTTAATTCCCAGCACACTAATAAAAGGAGTTAATTCCCAGCACACTAATAAAAGAGTTAATTCCCAGGACGTTAATAAAAGGGGTAAATACCCAGCATGCTAATAAAAGGGATTATTTATAAGCGCGCCAATGAACTGGGTTAATTCCCAGTTCGCCAATGAACTGGGTTAATTCCCAGTTCGCCAATGAACTGGGTTAATTCCCAGTATGCTAATAAAATGGATTAATTCCCAGCATGCTAATGAAATGGGTTAATCTCCAACATTCCACTAAAAGGGATTGATTCCCAGCTTGCTATTGAAGGGGATTAATTCCAGGCACGCTAATAAAATGGGTTAATTCCCAGTACACTAATAAAAGAGGGTAGTTCCCATCACGCTAATAAAAGGGATTAATACCCAACATGCTAATAAAAGCGGCTAATTCCCAGCTTTCCAATAAAAGGGATTAATTCCCAGCATGATAATAAAATGGGTTAATTACTAGCATGCTAATAAAAGGGTTAATTTCCAGCTTTCCAATAAAAGGGGTTAATTCCCAGCATGATAATAAAATGGGTTAATTACTAGCATGCTAATAAAAGGGTTAATTTCCAGCTTTCCAATAAAAGGGGTTAATTACCAGCATGATAATAAAATGGGTTAATTACTAGCATGCTAATAAAAGGGTTAATTTCCAGCTTTCCAATAAAAGGGATTAATTCCCAGCATGATAATTAAATGGGTAAATTCCCAGCATTCTAATAAAAGGGTTAATTCCCAGTACACTAATAAAAGGGGTTAATTACCAGCATGCTAATAAAAGGGTTAATTTCCAGGCCGCTAATGAAAGGGGTTAATTACCAGACGGCTATAGAAGGGGTTAATTCCCAGCATTCCAATAAAAGGGTTAATTCCCATCACACAAATGAGAGGGGTTAATTCCAGGTACGCTAATAAAACGGGTTAATTCCCAGCACATTAATAAAAGGGGTTAATTGATAGATTGCCAATAAAGGGTTAATTCCCAGCACACCAATGACAGGAGTTAATCCCCAGTATGTTAATGAAAGGGGTTAATTTCTAGCAGGCCAATGGCAGGGGTTAATTCCCAGCTCATGAATAAAAGGGGTTAATACAAAACATGCGAATAAAAAGGGTTAATTTCCAGCATGCCAATGGAAGGGGTTAAGCAGGAGAGCTATACATTAGgacgaaaataaatttgagtgcacagagtgtaaaggggGTGTTTGGTGCGTGCGGGAGCcccttccttcctctctccctccctccgtccctcccgtccttccttcattccttcctccctccctcccttcctccgtccctcccatccttccttccttccttccctccttccttctcttccttCCCTTCCCATCCTTCCTTCCCTTCCCATCCTTCCTTCTCTTCCTTCCCTTCCCGTCCTTCCTTCTCTTCCTTCCCTTCCCATCCTTCcttaggatattcgacatttaggaagaacaggcaaaaaggaaacGGAGGTggcgttgtgctgataataagggatgggatcagtacatttgtaagggaggatctcagattggaagaacaaaatgcggaatctaggtggagctaagaaacagcaaggggcagcaaacattgatacTTGTTTACAGGCcactaaacagtagtggtagtgtagggcatggtattaatcaggagattagagaagcccaTGGCATTGGTAATACAGCAGTCATGAGCGACTTCAATCTGCatttagactgggtaaacctaatgagcactaatgctgtggaggatttgtttctggagtgtgttaggaatggttttctagagcagtatgttgaggaactgactagagaacagactattttagatctagtaatgagaaagggttaattagtaatcttgttgcaaaagaacctttaggaatgagtgaccataatatgaccgaattttacattatgtttgaaagtgaggtagctcaatctgaagccagggtgttaaatttgaacaaaggaaattatgaaggtctgaggtggattgggaaaatacataaaaaggtatgatggtacataggcaatggataggctTCAAAGAAATATTAAATAGTTTACGGCAacaatacattccttcaaggtataaaaaccccaaaagtaaaagcaatcaactgtggataacaaaggaagttcaggagtgtataagattaaaagaaaaggcctgtgaagttgccagaaataggagtaaatctgaggattgggaggattttagaatacaacaaaggaggaccaagaaactgacaaagggagaatagaatatgaatgtaagcgaggaaaaaatataaaaatagactgtaaaagcttctacaggtgcgtaaaaaggaaatgtttggctaagacaaatgtgggtccattacaggcagagtcaggagaatttataatggggaatagagaaatggcagagcagctaaatgattattttatgtctgtcttcattgaggaagaatCAAGAAATCTCCCAgtgttagagatccaagggattagggggaatgaggaattgaggaaattagtattagtaagaaggttgtattggagaaattaatggggctgaaggttgataagcccccgggacctgatattctacatcccagagtgttgaaagaggtagctatggtgatagtggatgcattggtgatcatcttccaaaattccatagattctggagcgattcctgcagattgaaaggttgcaaatgtcaccccactatttgagAAGGGACGGAGAGAGTAAACGGAATTACAGACCTGCTGCCTtacatcagttattgggaaaatgccagaatctattctaaaggatgtgataaatggacacttggataataatgatttgattgtgcataatcaacatggatttatgaatgggaaatcatatttgacgaacctgttagagatttttgaggatattactaacataattgataaaggggagttggtagacgtgatatacttggattaacaaaaggcttttgataaagtcgcccacaggaggttggttagcaaaattaaagcacatgggataggaggtaatatactggcatagattaagcattggataacaggcagaaagctgagagtaggaataaacgggtcattctcccactggcaggctgtgaccagtgggatgccacagggatcagtacttgggccccagctggtcacaatatgtatcaatgatttggatatggggaccaaatatagtatttccaagttcgcggatgacacacaacttggtgggaatgtgggtTGTGCGGGAGATACAAAGTggtttcaagaggatttggacagacttagtgagtgggcaagaatgtggcagatggaatttaatgtggaaaaagtgaagttatccactttggtaggaggaatagatgtgcagagtatttcttaaatggtaagagattagaaagtgtaaatgtacaaggggacatgggtgtccttgtcaataagtcactgaaagctaacatgcaggtgcagcaagaaattaggaaggctaatggtatgttagcctttatcgcaagaggatttgagtacaggattagtgaaatcttgcttcaattgtatagaacattggttagatcgcacctggagtactgtgtgcagttatggtccccttaccttagcaagggtattattgccaaagagggaatgcaacgaaggttcaccagacttgttcccgggatggcgggactgtcctgtgaagagagattggggaaacagggcctgtattccctagagatttgaagaaggagaggtgatctaattgaaaccgacaaaatacttatagggatagacagggtagatgcagatgagATGTTTTAGTGTATATGGGGAGAAGAGAAaccctgcatgttttagtgtatagggggcaGGGGGAAACTGTATATTTTAgtttatagggggaagggggaaactctgcatgttttagtgtatagggggaagggggaaactgcatgttttagttcatcgggggaagggggaaactctgcatgttttagtgtatagggggaagggggaaactgcatgttttagttcatagggggaagggggaaactctgcatgttttagtgtagagGGAGCAGGGGTTAACTGCATGTTTTAgtttatagggggaagggggaaactgcatgttttagtttatggggggaagggagaaactctgcatgttttagtgtatagggggaagggggaaactacaTGTTTTAgtttatagggggaagggggaaactctgcatgttttagtttatagggggaagggggaaactctgcatgttttagtgcatagggggaagggggaaactgcatgttttaatttatagggggaagggggaaactctgcatgttttagtgtatagggggaagggggaaactgcacgtTTTAgtttatagggggaagggggaaactctgcatgttttagtgtatagggggcaGGCGTTAACTGCATGTTTTAGTTTATAGGGggcaggggaaactctgcatgttttagtttatagggggaagggggaaaatctgcatgttttagtttatagggggaagggggaaactgcatgttttagtttatagggggaagggggaaactctgcatattttagtgtatagggggaagggggaaactgcatgttttaatttatagggggaagggggaaactctgcatgttttagtttatagggggaagggggaaactgcatgttttagtttatagagggaagggggaaactctgcatgtttcagTTTctcgggggaagggggaaactgcatgttttagtttatgggggaagggggaaactctgcatgttttagtgtatagggggaagggggaaactctgcatgttttagtttatggggggaagggggaaactgcatgttttagtttATAGGTGGAAGGGGGAAACGCTGcatgatttagtttatggggggaagggggaaactgcatgttttagtgtatagggggaagggggaaactctgcatgttttagtgtataggggaagggggaaactctgcatgttttagtgtatagcggaagggggaaactctgcatgttttagtttatAGGGGGATGAGGGAAACTCTGCATGCTTTAGTTTATAGGGGGAtgagggaaactctgcatgttttagtttatggggggatgggggaaactctgcatgttttagtttatagggagaagggggaaactgcatgttttagtttatagggggatgggggaaactctgcatgttttagtttatggggggatgggggaaactctCCATGTTTTAGtttacagggggaagggggaaactctgcatgttttagtttacagggcgaagggggaaactctgcatgttttagtttacagggggaagggggaaactgcatgttttagtttatagggggaagggggaaactctgcatgttttagtttacagggggaagggggaaacgctgcatgttttagtgtatagggggaagggggaaactgcatgttttggtttatagggggagggggaaactctgcatgttttagtttatagggggaagggggaaactgcatgttttagtttatagcgggaagggggaaactctgcatgtttcagTTTctcgggggaagggggaaactgcatgtttcagtttatagggggaagggggaaactctgcatgttttagtgtatagggggaagggggaaactctgcatgttttagtttatgggggaagggggaaactgcatgttttagtttctcgggggaagggggaaactctg
The nucleotide sequence above comes from Heterodontus francisci isolate sHetFra1 chromosome 29, sHetFra1.hap1, whole genome shotgun sequence. Encoded proteins:
- the LOC137346284 gene encoding class I histocompatibility antigen, F10 alpha chain-like isoform X1, with protein sequence MTIVEITDDGSIKRSMRVGYDGKDYISLEPDRMRWIATNHNAVRIKEKWNSDESWNQYWKSHLEQGFVQDLRKYLRAGKEYFERKVQLEVFISRSDPNSQYKPLTLSCLVTRFYPVDIEVNWLRNGEVMSESQSSGVRPNHDGTHQIQKEIEINAGEEDQYSCQIDHSSLAEAKLYQWEIPENNGGHSYLGIITGSVIAALAVILGIIGIIIWKMQRRDSPSVTYTTAHTSDVTVPAPS
- the LOC137346284 gene encoding class I histocompatibility antigen, F10 alpha chain-like isoform X2, translating into MTIVEITDDGSIKRSMRVGYDGKDYISLEPDRMRWIATNHNAVRIKEKWNSDESWNQYWKSHLEQGFVQDLRKYLRAGKEYFERKVQLEVFISRSDPNSQYKPLTLSCLVTRFYPVDIEVNWLRNGEVMSESQSSGVRPNHDGTHQIQKEIEINAGEEDQYSCQIDHSSLAEAKLYQWEIPENNGGHSYLGIITGSVIAALAVILGIIGIIIWKMQRRDTLV